The Cryptococcus neoformans var. neoformans B-3501A chromosome 7, whole genome shotgun sequence genome window below encodes:
- a CDS encoding hypothetical protein (Match to EST gb|CF191267.1|CF191267; HMMPfam hit to Adaptin_N, Adaptin N terminal region, score: 498.2, E(): 8e-147; HMMPfam hit to Alpha_adaptin_C, Alpha adaptin AP2, C-terminal domain, score: 46.7, E(): 6.5e-11) → MATQMRGLTQYISDLRACRVRELEEKRINREMAHIRQKFKDGNLDGYQKKKYLAKVVFTYILGYKVDVGHMEAINLISSQKYSEKQIGYLALTLLMHENSDLARLVINSLHKDLEDQNEVNNCLALHAIATLGGKEMAEALAESVYRSMISATSSTFVKKKAALTLLRLYRKHPSVMPIKEWAARIVSMMGDRDPGVVLTITALVTTMAQAELEAFSGSYQKAVDILDRIVFEGHYPAEYVYYKVPNPWLQTKLLRLLQYYPPPDNPQVVEMVNSIIQAIIDSSQDTPRNVQHNNAQNAVLFESINLAIHIDPSSQVVQNASVLLGRFILAKETNVRYLGLDAMAHLAATSNSLGAVKKHQNVIIQGLKDRDISVRRRALDLLYSMCDTSNAKVIVGELVRYLQVADYNLREDMVLKIAILTERFATEYEWYVDTILQLIAAAGDHVGAEVWYRVVQLVVNNEGVQDYAVRAVYKHLQATACHENMIRVGGYIMGEFGHLIANDPGSSPIEQFQALHSKVNLCTAPTRALLLSTYIKWVNLFPEIKEHLINIFERYTHVLDAELQQRACEYLALARRSESDDLLATICDEMPVFPERESALLSRLHRKGEMAQDKRTWVIGGREENNLREAERFKAFRKGTGDSGGILSGSPAPASTAPSPAATAGTSAVTPPPAPDSYSAPQRHASVNTETMMGVASSGPSEDIISSLSDLDLTGSHVQNQPLLTSAPTGAYSQELAGLQMQPTGAGGAPLLDGQADGSNGINGMNGDRGLAYSATLGGVNPALLAPLTVADGVEKWFERLSFSNEGVLYEDTLIQIGVKAEYHGHLGRIALFFGNKADQPFTSFSALIDNPSPSAINIHFHDSPVGEVRAKAQIQEMIHVECREVFFREGGTPLLRLSFLVGEERKILVLKLPVFLSKFAEGVHLESGPFFERWKIIGGPPREAQQIFPIKLTANGMVDIGRNQRVITGNKLSVLPDIDHKPENIVFAGVLHMSSAGKVGILGRVEPNKDAKLCRLTVRSTNEHVSAEILSLTSKPLNADIAASL, encoded by the exons atgGCCACCCAAATGAGGGGTCTGACCCAA TATATCTCTGATTTGCGAGCATGTCGTGTCAgggagctcgaggaaaAACGTATCAACCGTGAGATGGCTCACATCCGTCAGAAGTTCAAGGATGGGAACCTCGATGGAtatcaaaagaagaagtatcTCGCCAAGGTAGTGTTCACTTATATTCTGGGGTACAAGGTGGACGTTGGACATATGGAGGCTATCAACTTAATCAGTTCGCAAAAGTACAGCGAGAAGCAGATC GGATATCTTGCATTGACCCTCCTGATGCACGAGAATTCTGATCTTGCGAGATTGGTAATCAACTCTCTTCATAAAGATCTCGAGGACCAGAACGAGGTGAACAATTGTCTGGCATTGCATGCCATTGCGACTCTTGGTGGTAAGGAGATGGCTGAAGCGCTCGCCGAGAGTGTCTATCGCTCAATGATCAGCGC TACATCTTCCACGTtcgtcaagaagaaggccgcTCTCACTCTCCTGCGACTCTACAGAAAGCACCCTAGCGTTATGCCTATCAAAGAATGGGCAGCCCGAATTGTCTCCATGATGGGCGACAGAGACCCAGGTGTGGTCTTGACTATCACCGCTCTCGTCACGACTATGGCACAAGCGGAACTCGAGGCATTTAGTGGGTCGTATCAGAAGGCTGTGGATATCTTGGACAGA ATTGTCTTTGAAGGGCATTATCCAGCAGAGTATGTCTATTACAAAGTTCCCAACCCATGGCTTCAAACCAAGCTCCTTCGATTACTTCAGTATTACCCACCACCTG ACAACCCTCAAGTTGTCGAGATGGTTAACAGCATCATTCAAGCCATTATTGACTCCTCTCAAGACACCCCTCGA AACGTCCAACACAACAACGCTCAAAACGCTGTTCTCTTTGAATCTATCAACCTCGCCATTCACATCGATCCTTCATCCCAAGTTGTACAAAACGCTTCCGTCCTTCTTGGTCGTTTTATCCTAGCCAAAGAGACCAACGTCCGCTACCTCGGTCTTGACGCAATGGCTCATTTGGCAGCCACGTCTAACTCTCTTGGAGCTGTCAAGAAGCATCAAAACGTCATCATCCAGGGTTTGAAGGATAGGGATATCTCTGTGAGGAGAAGAGCGCTGGATTTGCTGTACTCTATGTGTGACACATCAAATGCCAAGGTTATTGTGGGAGAGTTGGTGAGGTATTTGCAAGTGGCAGATTATAATTTGAGGGAGGATATGGTATTGAAGATCGCCATTTTAACCGAACGTTTTGCTACAGAG TACGAGTGGTACGTCGATACCATCCTTCAACTTATAGCTGCTGCCGGCGACCATGTTGGTGCGGAAGTATGGTATCGCGTGGTCCAGCTCGTTGTCAACAACGAAGGCGTGCAGGACTATGCTGTAAGAGCAGTCTACAAGCACTTGCAGGCGACTGCTTGCCATGAAAACATGATCCGAGTAGGAG GATATATCATGGGCGAATTCGGACATTTGATTGCGAACGATCCTGGATCCAGCCCAATCGAGCAGTTCCAGGCTCTCCACTCTAAAGTGAACCTTTGTACAGCGCCCACCCGGGCCTTACTCCTCAGTACCTACATTAAA TGGgtcaacctcttccccgAAATCAAAGAACatctcatcaacatcttcgAACGATATACCCATGTGCTTGATGCCGAACTCCAACAACGAGCATGCGAATATCTCGCTCTAGCTCGTCGATCCGAATCTGACGATCTTCTCGCTACCATTTGCGATGAGATGCCGGTATTCCCTGAACGTGAAAGTGCTCTTTTGAGCAGATTGCATAGAAAAGGGGAAATGGCTCAGGATAAGAGGACGTGGGTGATTGGTGGTagggaagagaacaatTTGAGGGAGGCGGAAAGGTTCAAAGCGTTTAGGAAAGGAACAGGGGACTCGGGTGGGATACTTTCCGGATCTCCTGCACCTGCATCTACGGCTCCTTCGCCTGCTGCAACCGCCGGCACTTCAGCTGTCACTCCTCCACCCGCTCCGGACTCTTACTCAGCGCCTCAACGTCATGCCAGTGTCAATACAGAGACAATGATGGGTGTTGCCTCTTCTGGTCCATCAGAAGATATTATCTCGTCCCTTTCTGACCTTGACCTTACCGGCAGCCATGTACAAAATCAACCGTTACTGACTTCAGCGCCTACTGGCGCGTATAGCCAAGAATTGGCAGGATTGCAAATGCAGCCTACAGGCGCTGGGGGTGCACCGCTTCTCGATGGTCAAGCGGACGGATCGAATGGCATAAATGGGATGAACGGCGACAGGGGGTTGGCATATAGTGCTACCTTGGGAGGAGTAAACCCTGCGTTGTTAGCGCCATTGACTGTAGCGGATGGTGTGGAAAAG TGGTTTGAGCGTCTAAGTTTCTCCAACGAAGGCGTTCTGTACGAAGATACCCTCATCCAAATTGGTGTCAAGGCAGAATACCATGGCCACCTTGGTCGTATTgcgctcttcttcggcaaCAAAGCCGATCAGCCGTTTACGTCCTTTTCTGCTCTCATCGACAACCCTTCCCCATCCGCTATCAATATCCACTTCCATGACTCGCCTGTTGGTGAAGTCAGGGCTAAAGCGCAGATACAGGAGATGATTCATGTCGAGTGCCGAGAAGTATTCTTCCGTGAAGGTGGGACACCGCTTTTGCGATTAAGCTTTTTGGtcggggaggagaggaagatttTGGTGCTCAAGTTACCTGTGTTCCTGAGCAAGTTCGCGGAGGGCGTACATTTGGAGAGCGGGCCGTTCTtcgagagatggaagatcaTCGGTG GCCCGCCTCGAGAAGCTCAACAAATTTTTCCTATCAAACTTACTGCCAATGGAATGGTCGATATTGGAAGAAATCAAAGAGTTATTACAGGCAACAAGCTCTCTGTACTACCAGATATTGACCACAAGCCAGAAAACATTGTATTTGCAGGTGTGCTTCACATGTCTTCTGCTGGTAAAGT TGGTATCCTTGGCCGCGTAGAACCCAATAAAGACGCCAAGCTTTGTCGACTGACGGTGCGAAGTACCAACGAGCATGTTTCAGCCGAGATTCTTAGCCTTACGTCCAAACCGCTCAACGCGGACATCGCTGCTTCTCTATAG
- a CDS encoding hypothetical protein (Match to EST gb|CF189396.1|CF189396): MAKAKTTRQKTVPKAPPTITPPDPAHAIAHVPTHTTDEKREQQASSKGSVTTPAEVEEDVCFICAEPITFWSAGVCGHKTCHVCAVRLRTFYKKTDCTFCKTPLPTVLFSRSPDTPFPNESHLEPSPPNVIAKAQEEAKKGERWDKGLTLPGTLDLGAFPYVDEKLGVVFEDEDMMESILTLLRFNCPYPECSFQAVNWPSLERHTLSTHGKVICALCRSQLSRFAHEQVLYTPHLLPLHDPSRLKRGQRPPKPRGPKEEEEVKSWEAPHPMCEFCHKAFFGPDELFKHMRSDHEECHVCREQGNRHVYFENYHKLEQHWRDEHYPCTQPQCIEDRFVVFGSELDLRAHMMEVHGNQMSARDRANARHLPVDFNIPSSGARGANHSGGGRGFSLGQSSVPGAGRDSSAPSRMRANDSPHVQALDDTPAMTPAQIAQQRRQIQADRAESVAAGQNMGRRRGFATGLSREGEAAPSPASMSAPASGYNTPREDVDEATASRHAELLSRVSMLTNDSATKLASFRSAVRSFKSNESGARDMVDSIFNVFERDLDVTVGIAREVAKLFGAEGDKDKEKDLIEALNTLRVEQRDQFPSLGSAPSGLGTNWSGVASGTILNAKRATRTSGTNRAVWDRVEAAAASQPVNKPRATTGVGGRWVPGAGGSRAQLTSESAFPTLGAASSSAGPSRAAGSSSSTSSGAYATPWAAGGAGPSSRTPSALAGPQIRSVHNPAAATTKKSKALSSAAFPALPASSGSRTMTAEERKALFSKPTPREESIRRITGQANAPPPLNNWTAGSNNGRGEEDAMEGLSLENQTTMRGQGAGKKKGKQKQLLFSVSARP; encoded by the exons ATGGCAAAAGCAAAGACCACAAGACAGAAAACTGTTCCCAAAGCACCCCCCACAATCACCCCCCCGGATCCCGCCCACGCAATCGCTCATGTCCCAACACACACTACAGATGAGAAGCGGGAACAGCAAGCGAGCAGCAAGGGATCTGTAACAACCCCAgcggaggtggaggaggacgtCTGCTTTATTTGTGCTGAGCCGATAACGTTCTGGAGCGCGGGAGTTTGCGGACATAAGACTTGCCA TGTTTGTGCAGTTCGATTAAGGACGTTCTACAA GAAAACCGACTGCACGTTCTGCAAGACTCCTCTCCCTACTGTGCTCTTCTCTCGCTCACCTGATACTCCCTTTCCGAATGAGAGCCACCTGGAACCATCTCCTCCTAATGTGATCGCTAAAGCtcaggaagaagccaaaaagGGTGAGCGGTGGGATAAGGGCTTGACACTTCCCGGCACTTTAGACTTGGGCGCTTTCCCTTATGTGGACGAAAAACTCGGTGTAGTGttcgaagatgaagatatG ATGGAATCAATCCTCACCCTTCTCCGATTCAACTGCCCGTATCCAGAATGCTCTTTCCAAGCAGTCAACTGGCCATCGCTCGAAAGACATACTCTTTCAACCCATGGGAAAGTCATATGTGCCCTCTGCCGATCACAGCTTTCTAGGTTCGCGCACGAGCAAGTGCTATACACTCCACATCTCTTGCCTTTACATGACCCATCGAGGTTGAAAAGAGGCCAGAGACCGCCCAAACCTAGGGGTccaaaggaagaggaggaagtaaAGAGTTGGGAAGCGCCTCATCCAATGTGCGAG TTTTGCCATAAAGCGTTCTTCGGTCCAGACGAGCTTTTCAAGCACATGAGAAGCGACCATGAAGAGTGCCATGTGTGTAGAGAACAAGGTAATCGGCATGTTTA TTTTGAAAACTACCATAAACTTGAGCAACACTGGAG GGATGAGCACTATCCTTGCACTCAGCCACAATGTATTGAGGACCGATTTGTCGTTTTCGGGAGCGAGCTTGATCTTCGAGCACACATGATGGAAGTG CACGGCAACCAAATGTCTGCTCGAGACAGAGCCAATGCTAGACATCTTCCTGTCGATTTTAACATCCCCTCTTCCGGTGCGCGTGGGGCGAATCATTCAGGAGGTGGTCGTGGCTTCTCCCTCGGTCAATCGTCTGTTCCCGGTGCCGGTAGAGACTCCAGCGCGCCTTCACGGATGCGAGCCAACGATTCGCCACATGTTCAAGCATTGGATGATACCCCTGCAATGACCCCAGCCCAGATTGCGCAGCAGAGAAGGCAGATTCAAGCTGATCGAGCTGAGAGTGTGGCAGCTGGACAGAATATGGgtaggagaagaggatttgCGACTGGTTTAAGTAGGGAGGGCGAGGCGGCGCCTAGCCCGGCGTCGATGAGTGCTCCGGCCAGTGGTTATAACACTCCCCGAGAGGATGTGGACGAAGCTACAGCTTC ACGCCACGCTGAGCTCCTTTCACGAGTAAGCATGCTCACCAATGATTCCGCCACCAAGCTCGCTTCCTTCCGCTCTGCTGTGCGCTCTTTCAAGAGCAACGAGTCTGGTGCCCGTGATATGGTCGACTCGATTTTCAACGTCTTTGAGCGTGATTTGGACGTGACCGTTGGCATTGCTCGCGAAGTTGCCAAGCTCTTTGGGGCCGAAGGTGACAAGGACAAAGAAAAGGATCTAATTGAGGCCCTCAATACTCTTCGAGTTGAACAACGTGACCAGTTCCCTTCTCTTGGGTCTGCTCCTTCTGGTCTTGGTACCAACTGGTCTGGTGTTGCTTCCGGTACTATCCTCAATGCCAAACGTGCCACCCGAACGTCAGGCACTAACCGAGCGGTATGGGATCGCGTcgaagctgctgctgcatcTCAGCCAGTGAACAAGCCCCGAGCCACAACTGGAGTTGGCGGAAGATGGGTGCCTGGAGCGGGAGGTTCAAGAGCGCAGCTGACCTCTGAATCAGCTTTTCCCACTTTGGGTGCTGCCTCGAGCTCCGCGGGACCATCCAGAGCTGCAGgctcgtcatcctcaactTCTAGCGGTGCATATGCCACTCCTTGGGCCGCTGGTGGTGCCGGTCCATCTTCTCGGACACCTTCCGCTCTTGCTGGTCCCCAAATTCGTTCTGTCCATAACCCTGCGGCTGCCACCaccaagaagagcaaagCCCTTTCCTCTGCCGCTTTCCCTGCTTTGCCTGCCAGCTCTGGAAGTAGAACTATGACCgctgaagagagaaaagcgTTGTTCAGCAAGCCGACGCCCAGAGAGGAGAGTATAAGAAGGATTACTGGCCAGGCGAATGCGCCGCCCCCTTTGAATAATTGGACGGCGGGATCAAATAATGGacgaggggaagaggatgcgATGGAAGGTTTGAGTTTGGAGAATCAAACGACGATGCGAGGGCAGGGtgctggaaagaaaaagggaaagcaGAAGCAGCTCTTGTTTTCTGTAAGCGCTAGACCTTGA
- a CDS encoding hypothetical protein (Match to EST gb|CF191742.1|CF191742; HMMPfam hit to Trehalase, Trehalase, score: 283.5, E(): 3.3e-82), with protein sequence MSRLLSWAALSLLSLTAAQNITQTTSFSFSPTPVSTSVPSPTAPLNSTVPGQGIYPPVQALCAGGANVPFCPGVLLQDVQLSGIFSDSKPTAKTLNETLSAWEALGDNVTVGDVETFVEQYFKGEGLELSQVELENFVEDPAILDNIADPVFRAWVKIVNGYWTLLARETNQSALCNGDCESSLIPLNHTVIVPGGRYREIYYWDSFWVLEGLLKSELYDYAWDLLQNFMDLIDIYGYLPNGGRKYYLNRSQPPVFVQMIDAYIKATNNITLLERALPVASSELEWWANNRTSNFTSPFTNQSRTIAQYSVTNSAPRPEGYVEDFETVMGASPALNETEQAELYSELATGAESGWDYSARWCEQPLLNTTDNNPALRTLKVKSIIPVDLLSLMAGDHALLANLYELYANSTGGGEGTGNEEMSKRDGESDDAVSKIAYHRQMAQEFSDSILDLCWDPEKSWFYDFNVTSNSRSNIFHAGGTWPLWQNITPSEIMGNESAALSLVSGFRFLLGHYSGVPSVATLLFTGLNWDFPNAWPPHAYTAIKAFETLGRVLPNATVLSNLTIPFDSVTENQLGLSESELQPQPQSTIGNVSLNTETSQDKPWPLALSIEFANRYLGAAFCSWYSTGGQISGLLTQLPLSDLNATGTYTSEQSGVMFEKFNVTDTDAAGGGGEYTVQVGFGWTNGVALWAAGEYGQYIPAPTCPLIPIIEVNGTAGSNTSDSSVYKSTDKDGGPTASDTTTSKSLFVGYRIPRE encoded by the exons ATGTCTCGCCTTTTATCTTGGGCggctctttcccttttgaGCCTGACCGCAGCTCAGAACATCACCCAGACCacttcattctcattctcccCCACCCCTGTAAGCACGAGCGTTCCCTCCCCCACCGCTCCCCTCAACAGTACAGTGCCCGGACAAGGAATTTACCCCCCTGTTCAAG CTCTTTGCGCTGGAGGAGCAAATGTACCATTCTGCCCGGGAGTT CTCCTACAAGACGTCCAGCTTTCTGGTATTTTCTCTGATAGCAAG CCAACAGCGAAGACTCTTAACGAAACTTTGTCCGCATGGGAGGCTCTAGGTGACAATGTCACAGTCGGAGATGTGGAAACATTTGTCGAGCAATACTTC aaaggagaaggtcTTGAGCTTAGCCAAGTTGAGCTCGAAAACTTTGTTGAAGACCCTGCTATACTTGACAACATTGCCGATCCCGTCTTCAGAGCTTGGGTAAAGATTGTGAATGGATACTGGACTCTCCTCGCCAG GGAGACCAACCAATCGGCCCTTTGTAATGGAGACTGCGAGTCAAGTTTGATTCCTCTGAACCATACTGTTATCGTTCCTGGCGGGCGATACAGGGAAATATATTATTGGGATTCTTTC TGGGTGCTGGAAGGTCTTCTCAAGTCTGAGCTGTACGACTATGCCTGGGATTTACTACAGAACTTTATGGATCTCATTGAT ATCTATGGGTATCTTCCCAACGGTGGGAGAAAGTACTATCTCAATCGTTCTCAGCCTCCAGTATTTGTCCAG ATGATCGATGCTTACATCAAGGCCACTAACAACATCACTCTTCTTGAGCGAGCTCTCCCTGTAGCTTCA TCCGAGTTAGAATGGTGGGCAAATAACAGAACCTCAAATTTCACGTCACCCTTCACCAATCAATCCCGCACCATTGCTCAATATTCGGTCACTAACAGCGCTCCTCGACCAGAA GGTTATGTTGAGGACTTCGAAACGGTGATGGGAGCTTCCCCAGCCCTCAACGAAACTGAACAAGCCGAGTTGTACTCGGAGCTCGCTACTGGCGCCGAGTCAGGCTGGGACTACTCCGCACGATGGTGCGAGCAACCACTCCTTAACACAACAGATAACAATCCTGCCTTAAGGACCTTGAAAGTCAAGTCAATCATCCCTGTTGATCTACTGAGTCTGATGGCCGGAGACCATGCCCTT CTGGCTAATCTGTATGAGCTTTATGCAAACAGTACtgggggtggagaagggacAGGCAATGAGGAAATGTCAAAGAGGGATGGGGAATCTGATGATGCAGTGAGCAAAATTGCATACCATCGTCAGATGGCCCAAGAGTTCAGCGACTCGATCCTCGATCTCTGCTGGGACCCAGAAAAG TCATGGTTCTACGACTTTAACGTGACTTCAAACTCTCGctccaacatcttccacgCGGGTGGCACCTGGCCACTTTGGCAAAACATTACTCCATCCGAAATTATGGGCAACGAAAGTGCGGCTCTTTCTTTAGTTTCAGGATTTAGGTTCCTTTTGGGTCACTACTCAGGGGTCCCAAGTGTGGCTACTCTGCTGTTTACTGGACTGAACTGG GATTTCCCTAACGCCTGGCCGCCCCATGCGT ATACCGCCATCAAAGCTTTTGAGACACTTGGTCGTGTATTGCCCAATGCCACTGTCCTTTCCAACTTGACGATCCCCTTCGATTCAGTGACCGAGAACCAACTCGGTCTCTCAGAATCCGAGCTCCAACCACAACCCCAATCCACCATTGGTAACGTCTCTCTGAACACCGAGACCTCCCAAGACAAGCCCTGGCCTCTTGCTCTCTCAATTGAATTTGCGAACAGGTATTTGGGAGCCGCATTCTGTTCATGGTACTCCACCGGAGGGCAAATTAGCGGATTATTGACACAGTTGCCGTTGAGCGACTTGAATGCTACTGGAACCTATACTTCTGAGCAATCAG GCGTGATGTTCGAAAAG TTCAATGTTACTGACACAGATGCcgctggaggaggtggtgaGTATACAGTCCAAGTCGGATTCGGTTGGACAAACGGAGTAGCCCTTTGGGCCGCTGGCGAGTACGGACAGTACATCCCTGCACCCACATGTCCCCTTATTCCGATCATCGAAGTCAATGGGACGGCTGGTTCCAATACCTCTGATAGCTCGGTATACAAGTCGACGGATAAGGATGGCGGTCCGACAGCGAGTGACACCACTACGTCCAAGAGCTTGTTTGTCGGATACCGAATCCCGAGAGAGTAG